Proteins found in one Carassius auratus strain Wakin chromosome 12, ASM336829v1, whole genome shotgun sequence genomic segment:
- the nat9 gene encoding alpha/beta-tubulin-N-acetyltransferase 9 isoform X2, which yields MRINEDTLLEGEKVVLVPYNADHVPRYHQWMCSPELQKLTASDPLTLEQEYDMQRCWREDDDKCTFIILDKQKWADPSIPEQECMVGDVNIFLTDPSDPSLAELEIMIAVPCYRGKGLGKEVTRMMMCYGVHKLGIQKFEVKIGLDNKISIAMFKKFHFRELSISEVFQEVILGVTVNEALQKHVFGNMDFMLQREYGKARDSRQAPFTPLSL from the exons ATGAGGATTAATGAAGATACATTACTGGAGGGGGAGAAGGTTGTATTAGTACCTTACAATGCAGATCATGTTCCCAG gtaTCATCAGTGGATGTGCTCTCCTGAACTGCAGAAGCTGACTGCATCAGATCCCCTGACACTGGAGCAGGAATATGACATGCAAAGATGCTGGAGAGAAGATGATGATA AGTGCACCTTCATCATCTTGGATAAACAGAAATGGGCAGATCCGAGTATACCGGAGCAAGAGTGCATGGTGGGAGATGTTAACATTTTCCTCACTGACCCCAGCGATCCTTCCCTGGCTGAATTGGAGATCATGATTGCAG ttcCCTGCTACAGAGGAAAGGGACTTGGGAAAGAAGTAACACGCATGATGATGTGCTACG GTGTCCATAAACTTGgaattcaaaagtttgaagtcaaGATTGGTTTGGATAACAAAATCAGCATTGCCATGTTCAAGAAATTCCACTTCCGAGAG CTCTCCATCAGTGAGGTCTTTCAGGAGGTTATTCTTGGGGTCACTGTGAATGAGGCTTTACAGAAGCATGTTTTTGGAAACATGGACTTCATGCTGCAGAGGGAGTATGGGAAGGCACGGGACAGCAGGCAGGCACCGTTCACACCATTATCTCTGTGA
- the lrrc59 gene encoding leucine-rich repeat-containing protein 59: MIKGKVENIKDKIDGNELDLSLSNLTEVPVKELAAFPKATFLDLSCNNLTTLTSDFCSLTHLIKIDLSKNQLVCLPEEIGQLCNLQHLDLYNNKLKMLPIGFSQLKSLKWLDLKDNPLEPTLAKAAGDCLDEKQCKQCASRVLQHMKVLQEEAEKEQERRLLKERELEKKKEAKQREKEAREREAQKKKKAEEKEKKRKEYQAQMAALAAQEQQKKKKEEKKKRAAQNQGKKKASESVPKAKRSICSLFFSLLLKLLLLLIVGVASVIAVCQLTDLRKEAFCVPLNVHFEETVRWAQGLEVVQQVIQKMSDLRS, encoded by the exons ATGATTAAAGGCAAAGTTGAAAACATTAAAGACAAAATTGATGGCAATGAGCTTGATTTGAGTCTCAGTAATCTTACTGAAGTGCCAGTCAAGGAGCTG GCTGCATTTCCAAAGGCAACGTTTTTGGATCTGTCCTGTAATAATCTAACAACTCTGACT TCTGACTTCTGCAGCTTGACTCACCTTATAAAAATTGACCTGAGCAAGAATCAGCTCGTCTGCTTGCCAGAAGAAATTGGGCAACTCTGTAACCTCCAGCACCTGGATTTATACAACAACAAACTGAAAATGCTTCCCATTGGCTTCTCACAACTCAAG AGTCTAAAATGGCTGGATCTGAAGGACAACCCCTTGGAGCCAACCCTGGCCAAGGCTGCAGGCGATTGCTTGGATGAGAAGCAGTGCAAACAGTGTGCATCCAGG GTTCTGCAGCACATGAAGGTCCTACAGGAAGAAGCAGAAAAGGAACAAGAACGTCGATTGTTGAAAGAGAGAG agcttgaaaagaaaaaagaagctaAGCAGAGGGAAAAGGAGGCCAGGGAAAGAgaagcacaaaaaaagaaaaaagcagaagagaaggaaaagaaaagaaaggagtATCAAGCTCAGATGGCTGCTCTTGCTGCACAAGAAcaacagaaaaagaagaaagaagagaagaaaaagagagcTGCTCAAAATCAAG GTAAAAAGAAAGCATCAGAGTCTGTGCCCAAAGCCAAGCGGTCCATCTGCTCCCTGTTCTTCTCTCTGCTCCTGAAACTCCTGCTCCTGCTAATTGTAGGAGTAGCAAGCGTAATAGCAGTTTGTCAGTTGACTGATCTGAGGAAGGAGGCGTTCTGTGTTCCACTCAACGTGCACTTTGAGGAGACGGTGAGGTGGGCTCAGGGTCTGGAGGTTGTGCAGCAGGTCATTCAGAAAATGTCTGATCTCCGATCATAA
- the nat9 gene encoding alpha/beta-tubulin-N-acetyltransferase 9 isoform X1, with protein sequence MLLKMRINEDTLLEGEKVVLVPYNADHVPRYHQWMCSPELQKLTASDPLTLEQEYDMQRCWREDDDKCTFIILDKQKWADPSIPEQECMVGDVNIFLTDPSDPSLAELEIMIAVPCYRGKGLGKEVTRMMMCYGVHKLGIQKFEVKIGLDNKISIAMFKKFHFRELSISEVFQEVILGVTVNEALQKHVFGNMDFMLQREYGKARDSRQAPFTPLSL encoded by the exons AT gcTGCTTAAAATGAGGATTAATGAAGATACATTACTGGAGGGGGAGAAGGTTGTATTAGTACCTTACAATGCAGATCATGTTCCCAG gtaTCATCAGTGGATGTGCTCTCCTGAACTGCAGAAGCTGACTGCATCAGATCCCCTGACACTGGAGCAGGAATATGACATGCAAAGATGCTGGAGAGAAGATGATGATA AGTGCACCTTCATCATCTTGGATAAACAGAAATGGGCAGATCCGAGTATACCGGAGCAAGAGTGCATGGTGGGAGATGTTAACATTTTCCTCACTGACCCCAGCGATCCTTCCCTGGCTGAATTGGAGATCATGATTGCAG ttcCCTGCTACAGAGGAAAGGGACTTGGGAAAGAAGTAACACGCATGATGATGTGCTACG GTGTCCATAAACTTGgaattcaaaagtttgaagtcaaGATTGGTTTGGATAACAAAATCAGCATTGCCATGTTCAAGAAATTCCACTTCCGAGAG CTCTCCATCAGTGAGGTCTTTCAGGAGGTTATTCTTGGGGTCACTGTGAATGAGGCTTTACAGAAGCATGTTTTTGGAAACATGGACTTCATGCTGCAGAGGGAGTATGGGAAGGCACGGGACAGCAGGCAGGCACCGTTCACACCATTATCTCTGTGA